From one Lotus japonicus ecotype B-129 chromosome 3, LjGifu_v1.2 genomic stretch:
- the LOC130745832 gene encoding cytochrome c oxidase subunit 5b-2, mitochondrial-like translates to MWRRLLSSHLKTLATCSPQSVSTVAALNCSSVSLLRHFSDTTSIKKKVEDVMPIATGHEREELQANLEGRDILEINHPVGPFGTKEAPAVVKSYYDKRIVGCPGGEGEDEHDVVWFWLEKGKPHECPVCAQYFVLEVVGPGGPPDGHGDDHHH, encoded by the exons ATGTGGCGGAGGCTTCTCTCTTCTCACCTCAAAACCCTAGCCACTTGTTCTCCCCAATCTGTTTCCACCGTCGCTGCTCTTAATTGCTCCTCCGTTTCACTCCTCCGTCACTTCTCTG ATACTACTTCGATAAAAAAGAAGGTCGAAGATGTAATGCCTATCGCTACTGGTCACGAGCGCGAGGAGCTTCAAGCTAACCTTGAG GGAAGGGATATCCTTGAAATAAATCATCCTGTTGGGCCTTTTGGCACAAAG GAAGCACCTGCTGTTGTTAAATCTTACTATGATAAGAGGATAGTTGGATGCCCAGGTGGTGAAGGCG AGGATGAGCATGATGTTGTCTGGTTTTGGCTGGAGAAAGGCAAGCCTCATGAATGTCCTGTGTGCGCACAGTATTTTGTG CTTGAGGTGGTGGGACCTGGTGGACCACCTGATGGACATGGTGATGATCATCATCATTGA